The Luteibacter flocculans genomic interval ATGATGCCGAAGCCCTGGATCGAACTGGCTTCGATGTGCTCCACGTCGTTCACCGTGGTGGTGAGCACGCGCTCGAACGGCGACGACACGCGTCCCGCCATCTGATCAGGCGGCAGGCCGTTGTACTGCCACACCACCGCAATCACCGGAATCTTGATGTCCGGAAAGATGTCCGTAGGCGTGCGCAGTGCAGCGAGCGGACCGACGATGAGAATCAGCAACGCGAGGACGATGAAGGTATACGGCCGCGTGAGTGCGATCCGGACGATGCCAATCATGGGGGACGGATTCCGAGCGCGATGTTGCGTCACCGCGAATTTTGCGCCGTAAGGAATCGTGGGCGTAGTTAAGATTTATTTAGGGGCTGTTTACCGAGCCCTAGATCGCGGGACAGGTCACGGAAAACACCGCGCCCTTCTCGTTGCCGCCGACCGAGAGCGAGAATCCATGAAGGCGCACGATCGCGGCAACGATGGCCAGACCGAGCCCGCAGCCCGGCTTGGATCGCGTCTCGTCGCCGCGATAGAAGCGGCGGAACACCGCTTCGCGTTCGGCGACGGGAATACCGGGGCCGGTATCGGCGACGTCCACGCGGGCGTCGCCACCGGCGTCGGTCGATGCGACCAGGCGCACCGTGCCACCGTTCGGGGTGAATTTGATCGCATTGCCGACGAGGTTGGCGAATGCCTCGAACATCAACTGCGGATCGCCGCGCAGAAGGGGCAGCTTGCCCACCTCGATCTCGAAGCGCTGCTCGCGGTCTTCGGCCAGCGGCGCATAAAACTCGTGCACGTTACGCAGCACGGTGCCGAGATCCATGTTCTCGAAGCAGGCACTGCGTTGGCGATCTTCCAGCTCCGACACGCGCAAGAGCGCGCGGAATCGCGCCAGCACGGTATCGATCTCGGCAACGCAGGCGTCGAGTTGCTCGCCTTCCGGCTTTCCTTCGAACTGTTGCTGCAAGCGATACAAGCGCGTACGCATGCGGGTCAGCGGCGTGCGCAGGTCGTGAGCGATGTTGTCACTGACTCCCTTGACCTCGCCGAGCAGGCGTTCAATCTCGGTCAGTGTGGTGTTCACGGTCGCTGCAAGCAGGTCCACTTCGTCGCCGCCGCGACTGACCGGCAGGCGCACGCTGAGATCGCCCTCGCGAATCGGTTCCATCGCCTGCTGGATCGCACGGATGCGTCGCGCAGGGCCGCGCGCAATCAGCACGCCGCCCAGCAGCCCGGGAATCAACGTGAGCGACAGGCCCCACAGCACGCCACGTCGGATGATCGCGCCGATACCGTCGATGGTGGTGCTTTCCTTGGCGACGACGATACGGCTGCCGTCCGGCAACTCGCGCGTGATGCCTCGCACGCGTGCCGTCGCCTTTCGTGTGGGACTGTCGAGGGTGGCTTCAAGCGGAAGCACCACGCCATCCTGCCCCAGCTCGCGCGGCACGGTGGCGATGTTGCCGGCGATTCGCCTTCCCTGTGCATCGAACAGGCCGATCCACATGTAGCCCTGCACGTCCACTTCGCTGGCAGCCTCCACGGTAGCAGGCAGGCGCCGCGGGTCCGTGCGCTCGAGATAATGGATACGCGCAGCGAGCATCTGATCGACGACACCCGACAGATAACGCGATGCTTCCCATTGCACGACACCAAGGAGCACCACGCACCAGATGGCGAACAATGCGCCGTAGATGATGATCAGGCGCGAGGTGGCAGAACGCCAGGCGTCAGTCAGCGGGCGCAAGGACGTATCCCGAGCCGCGGACGGTGCGAATGAGCGGCAGCTGGCCGGCGCCGTCGATCTTGCGGCGAAGGCGACCGATATGGACGTCGATCACGTTGGTGCCCGGATCGAAATGAAAGCCCCAGACGTGTTCGAAGATCATCTGCCGGGTCACGACCTGCCCCGCATTGCGCATGAGGAATTCGAGCAGACGGAATTCCGTGGGCAACAAGGTCAGTGCCTGCCCGTTACGTTGCGCGTTGTGCCGCACGAGATCCAGCTCCAGGTCCGCTACGCGCAGGCGCGTTTCGTTGGCAGCAGGCCGGCGTCGGCGCAGCAGCACCTCGGCCCGTGCGGCCAATTCGTCGGGCGCGAACGGCTTGGTGAGGTAGTCGTCGCCGCCGGCGCGCAGACCGCGCACGCGCTCGTCGACATCGGACAACGCACTGATCATGAGCACCGGCGTGTCGATCGCGCGTTGGCGCAATGCGGAGACGACGTCGATGCCGTCCATGCCGGGAAGCATGCGATCAAGAGTGATGATGTCGTAACCATCGGCAAGCGCACGTTGCAGACCGTCGCGGCCATTCGCGACCCAGTCGGCCGTGAGACCGTGCGCACCCAGCTCCGCGACGATGTCGCGAGCAGTGACCTCATCGTCTTCGATGACCAGGGCCCTGAGCATCAGGTTGGACTCCCGCATGGTGACAACGGAAAACGGCCCCCGAGGGGGCCGTTCCGGATCTTACGCCGCCGATGGATCAGGCCGCGATGGCAACCCGCATCTTCTTCATCGCATTCGCCTCGATCTGGCGGATACGCTCGGCGGAAACGCCGTACTCGTCCGCAAGATCCTGCAGCGTGGCCTTGTTGTCCTCGGCCAACCAGCGGCGCTGGATGATGTCACGCGAACGGTCATCCAGATTGCCGAGCGCCGAGGACAGCGCGCCCATCTGGTTGTTGCTCGCGTCTTCCTCGGCGAGGTTGTCGTACGGGTCCGCGCCTTCGTCGACCAGGAACGCGGCCGGTGCCGGCTTCTCGTCGTCATCCGCATCAGCCGGGGCTTCGAAGCCCACGTCGCGGCCCGACAAACGGGACTCCATCTCGCGAACGGTGGCCTCGGGCACGCCCAGGTCATTCGCCACGACGCGCACCTCTTCTGCGTTCATCCAGCCCAGACGCTTCTTGCTCTTGCGCAGGTTGAAGAACAGCTTGCGCTGCGCCTTGGTGGTGGCGACCTTCACGATGCGCCAGTTGCGCAGGATGAATTCGTGCATTTCGGCACGGATCCAGTGCACCGCGAAGCTGACCAGGCGAACGCCCTGGTCCGGGTCGAAGCGCTTCACCGCCTTCATCAGGCCGATGTTGCCTTCCTGGATGAGATCGGAAAGCTGCAGGCCGTAGCCGTTATAGCCGCGAGCCACGTGGACCACGAAACGCAGATGCGACATCACCAGTTGCTTGGCGGCGTCGAGGTCGGCTTCCTCATGGAAGCGCCGCGCGAGCGACTGCTCCTCGTCAAGGCTGAGCACCGGAATGCGATGGACCGCCGAGATATAGGAATCCAGACTGCCGACGACGCTCGGTAGCCCGTAGTTACGGGTGGCGAGGGCTTGTGACATGTGTGGAACCTCCTGAAAGTCTTGTACGCAGATTAGCAGTCCCGGGATGAGAGTGCTAAGTCGGCCCGAAGTTCATCGGTTAACTGTACTCAATGGTACAGAAATAGGTTAGGCATGTCCAGGGGCTGGCTTGATCGATTCAGGAGCGGTACGGCGTGGTTCGCTGACGGGCACGGTCGGCAGCGGCGGCTGGACCGCTTAACGCTACGGCGCCAACGCCGCCCGGGGCGGCAGCGACCAGTCGATCGGCGTTTCGCCGCGGGACTCGAGGTAGGCGTTGGCCTTGGCGAAGTGGCCACAGCCCATGAAGCCGCGGTGGGCGGACAGCGGCGAGGGATGCACACTGCGCAGGACCAGGTGGCGTTTGCCGTCGATGAGCTGGCCCTTGCGCTGGGCGTGGCTGCCCCAGAGCATGAATACGAGCCCTTCGCGCTCCCGGTTGAGTGCGTCGATGGCCGCGTCGGTGAAGCCCTCCCACCCCTTGCCCTGGTGCGAGCCGGCCTGCCCTGCTTCCACGGTGAGCACCGCGTTGAGCAACAGCACGCCGCGATCGGCCCAGGGCGTGAGGCAGCCATGGTCCGGGCGAGGGATGCCGAGGCAGTCCTCGATTTCCTTGAACATGTTCTGCAGCGACGGTGGCACACGCACACCGGGACGCACGGAGAAACTGAGGCCGTGCGCCTGTCCGGGGCCGTGGTACGGGTCTTGGCCGAGGATGACCACGCGCACCCTGTGAAAAGGCGTGTGGGCGAAAGCGTTGAAAATCTCAGGCCCCGGGGGATAGATCACCTTGCCGGCAGCCTTTTCCGTCCGCAGGAAGTCCGACAGGGCGAGCATCTCGGGGCGGTCCAGATACGGGCCGATCCGCTCCTTCCAGGAGGGCTCGAGTTTCACGCGATCGTTCAATGCGCCATCCTTTCGCGCAGATGCTGAGCAACACGGAGCTGGAACAAAAGCTTGGTGATGAGGAGCTTTTCCTCCACCGGCTTCTCGACCAGATCGTTGGCACCGGCGCGCAACAGCGCGGCCTGATTGGCGGGATTCTCGTCGCCCGTCATCACGAGCGTGGGCAGTTGGCCCTTGCCGTAGCCGAAGTCGTTGCGAATGCGCTCGACGAGATCGCCACCCGTGAGTTCGCCTTTCAGGCTGACGTCGGTCAGCACGACGTCCGCGCCGACCTCGCCACGCGCTCGCGCCGCGTGGAGATGATCGAGCGCGTCTTCCGCGCTGATCACGTGATGCACGGTGAGCCCGTACTTTTCCATCATGCGGCGCGTCGCCAGCGCGACGACGCGACTGTCTTCCACATAGAGGACTTCGCCTTCCGCGCCGCCTTCGGGGCGCACGTAGCCGCGAATGAATTCCGCCAGGGCGCCGAAGCCCAGGGACTTATCGAAATAGTCGGTGATGAATTCGCCCAGCTCTCGCCGGTGCAGGCGCTGTTCCACATCGCCGGAGACAACGACGATGGGCATGTAGATCTGCGGTGCCGACTCGCGGACGAAGCGGGCGAGATCGAGGCCATCCATGTCCGGCAGGCGCAACGCGATGGTCACGAAGTCGAACACGCCGCGCTGCAACTCGGCCTGGGCTTCGGCCCCTGTGGCTACGCCGACGATCTCCACGCCCGGCACTTCGGCCGTGACGACGCGGGCGATCAACTGGCGCACGACCTTCGAGCCGTCCACCACCAGAATGCGCGGCGTCGCGCCGCCGTCACGTGATCCGATCTGAGTTGCCAACCCCGCCCCCTTTTCGTCAGGCCGCCGTGGCGCGGCGAATTTGCCGCGCGCTGACGAGCCTCGCCCCGAGCCACCCCAGCACGGCCGAAGCAAAGGGTACCGAAAGCAGCAGCCACGCAGGGAGTCCGCCGAAGGTGACGCTGCCATCGTAGGCGGCCGCCAGCCGCCCCACTGGCCCCGCCATCGCCAGTTCCAGCACTACGGCGAGCACCACCGCGAGCACGCCCGCGAGGAAACCCAGCCAGATGCCGGTGTAGAGATAAGGCCGGCGAACGAAGGGCCGGCTCGCGCCGATCAGCAGCAGGACGCCGATCTCCGCACTGCGGCTCTGGATATCGACGCGGATGGTATTGCCCACCACCAGCAAGGCGGCGACACCGAGCAGCAAGGCCAGGAGCGCCACGGCACGGCCGCCCACGCCGAGCAATGCATCGAGTCGCTGCCGCCACGCACCGGTGTCCTGGACCATGTCCACGCCCGGCGTGGCCTTCATGGCGTCGACCAGCCGCCCGACATCGTCGGCGCTGAGGCCCGGCTTCGGCTGCACCGAAAGCACGTAGGGCAGCGGGTTCACGTCGAGTGACTGCAAGGCGCCGGAAAAACCCTGTACTTCGGCAAGCTCGTCCAAGCCGTCCTTCGGCGTGCGGACGACTATGTCGGCCACTTCCGGCCGCCCGCGAAGCGCCGAGGCGGCGGTCTGGGCCATAGCGGCGTTCTGGCCGGGCCTCATGAAGGCGCTGATCGACTGATTGCGGCCAAGCGCATCGCCCATCCGCTGGACGTTGCCGAGCAACAGATAGAACGCCAGCGGCAGCGCCAGCGCCACGCCCATCACGGCCACCGTGAGCAGCGTGCCCAGCGGCCGGGCACCGAGCCGGCGCAGGCTGATCGACATACTCCACGCGTGGTGCTCGCGCCAGGCGCCGAGCTTGCGCGGTTCGCTGCGGCGGGTCTTTTCCGGCTCGGGGGCTCTGCGAGGTTCGCGGACGGCGTTCATATGACCTCCGTGGCCGGAACGTCGGCGATCAGCTTGCCGTGGTCGAGCACGACGACGCGCTTCTTCATGCGCTTGATCAACATCAGGTCGTGGCTGGCGACGAGCACGGCCGTGCCGACGGCCTGGAATTCCGCAAACAAGGTCATGATCTCCATCGCCAGTTGCGGGTCGAGATTGCCGGTGGGCTCGTCGGCGATGAGCACCGCCGGCTTGGCGACGATGGCGCGCGCGATGCCCACGCGTTGCTGCTCGCCCGTGGAAAGTGCCTCAGGCAGCTGCTTCTCGTAGCTCAGCAGGCCGACCTTTTCCAACGCTGCGCGCACTCGCCTGCCACGATCGGCGGGCGGAACGCCGGCAATGACCAGCGGCAGTTCCACATTGGAGAACACGGTGCGGTCGAGCAGCAGGCGATGGTCCTGGAAGACCATGCCGAGCTTGCGTCGTATACGGGGGATATCGCCGGGGCGAACCGTATTGAGTTTCTGGCCGTCGAGCGTGACCACGCCGTTGGTGGGGCGCTCGATCATTGCCAGCAGCTTCAGCAGCGTGCTCTTGCCCGCGCCGGAGTGTCCGGTGACGAAGGCCATCTCGCCCGCGTCGACGTGGAAGGACACATCGGTAAGGGCCTGGTGACCGCCCTCGTACCGTTTGCTCACCAGATCGAAACCGATCACCGCATCACCCATTGGCCCGTGAATCTCGAGAGGATAAGGGATGTAGTGAGGAATTGTGGGCGCCGCCATGGTGGCGAGAAGCCCACGGAACAAAGGTAGGAGCCACCCTGGTGGCGAAAAGCCAACGAAGCGGTGTAGCAGCAAGGCAAGCCCCTATCGCCAGCAGGCTGGCTCCCACCGCAAGCCCGCATCGCCAGCAGGCTGGCCTCCCACCGGCAAGCTCCCCTCGCCGCCATGGCGGCTCCTACAACTGCCGCTGGATCATCGACCGCCGAACAAGCGACCGATACGACGCAGCAAACCGACCTTCTCCTTCGGCGGTGCGGCGGCCGGCGCAGGAGAAGGTGCCGGACGCGTGGCGGTCACCTGGCGCGACGGGCGACGCGTCGCACCGTTCTGGCCGTCCGCGGCGCGTGGCGTGGCGGCCTTCTCGGCGCGCGGGGCGCCGTTGTTGCCGGAGGCGTCTGCGCCCTCGCCGGTACCGCGGCCCCGTCCGCCGCGACGGCGACGGCGCTTCTTCGGCGCCGAGGCGTCGGCCATCGCTTCCGCAGCAGCCGGCAAGTCGGCCACGGTCTCGGCCACTACCACCGTCTTCACCGGCACTTCGGTCGGTGAGGCAGCCGGACGATCTTCGCGCGGCGGGCGCGGACGGCGCTCGCGGCCGCCGGAGCGCTCGCCCGAACGACTACCGGTACGCGAACCGCCACGACCGCCCTTCTCGGGCGGTGCGCCACGGGTCGGCACGTGACCGCCGGTATCGTTCGGGTCGTCGACCTCGTCCTGCACGCCATCGGCGCGGGGCCGCGGCGCCGGCATCACCAGCATCTTCGCCTCGATCGACGCGGTGGGAATCTTCTGGTTGATGTAGGCCTCGATGTCCGGAAGGCCCATGGCGTAGAGATCGCAGGCGAAGCTGATCGCGTCGCCCTCGGCGCCGAGGCGCGCGGTGCGGCCGATGCGGTGGACGTAGTCTTCCGCATCCTGCGGCAGGTCGTAGTTGAAGACGTGGCTAACGGCCGGGATGTGCAGGCCGCGGGCAGCGACGTCGGTGGCCACCAGGAGGTCGATCTGGCCCTCCTGGAAGCGCTGCAACAGCTTCTGGCGCTTCACCTGCGGCACGTCGCCGGAGATGGCGCCGACGCGGAAGTTGTGTCGCTTCAGGCGATCCGTGATCCGCTCGGCGGCGGCCTTGGTGTTGACGAAGATGATGCTGCGCTCGGCCTTGCTCTCTTCGAGCAGGTTGAACAGCAGCGGCATCTTTTCTTCCTTCGACGGGAAGTAGACGACCTGGCGCACGCGGTCGGCGGTGATGTTGTCCGTTTCCACCACGAGCTTCTCGGCTTCGTGCATGTGCTCGTAAGCCAGCTCCAGCACGCGGTGGCTCAAGGTGGCGGAGAACAGCAGCACCTGCCGCTTCTCGCGCGCCGGGAGGCGACGGAAGATGAAGCGGACGTCCTTGATGAAGCCGAGGTCGAACATGCGGTCCGCCTCGTCGATGACCATGACCTCGACGCTGCCGAAGCCGAACACGTCCTGCTTGTAGTAGTCGAGCAGGCGGCCCGGCGTGGCGATGATGATGTCGCAGCCATCGCGAAGCTGCTGACGCTGCTTGTCGTAGTCGACGCCGCCGTAGATGAGCGCGCTGCGCAGGCCGGTGGCCTTGCCGATGGCCTGGAAGTCCTTCTCGATCTGGATCGCCAGCTCGCGCGTGGGCGCGATGACCAGGGCACGGGGATCGGAATCCTTGCGGTCGGGCTGGGCCGGGTGCTTGAGCAGGCGATCCATCAGCGCGACGAGGAAGGCGAAGGTCTTGCCGGTGCCCGTCTGGGCCTGGCCGGCGACGTCGCGCCCCGCCAGCGCCACCGGAAGGGTCAACGCCTGGATGGGCGTGCAGCGCGTGATGCCGGCAGCGGCGAGGCCTTGGTGAAGCAGCGGGTGGAGATCGAGGTTTTCGTAGAAGACGTCGGTGAGAACGGTTTGGGACATGGAGTTGAAGGACCTGGACTGGCGCGCCGCGGGTGAGCGGCGGCGCCCCATGGGCGTGTATGGCCTGGGGCGGTGGGTGATCCGGCGGGCGTCACGGGAGAGTCGAAGGGCGACCGGTTGTCAGCCGGGGGCCGCACGACGCGCCCGGCGCACGGTGGCCGGAGGCGGCGGCGCGCGACCCGACGGTTCCCGCTGGCATAGGTGAAAAAGCTCGCCGAAATCTGGCGGCGGACGGATCATGAACGGCCGGAGCCTGTTCACCTATGTCAACGAGAACCGATCCGTCGGCGCCCTTGAATCGCTTGAATCGCGCCCCGAGTTGGGTTGGAATGAGGGCCGCCGGCTGCAATGGCCAAGACCTTCGGTTCCGGTTGGACCCGTGACACGGGGCTCCTTAGTGTAGCCGATGCCAGCGTCACGGTCGTCAACCCCCTTCTACCCCTCCCTGGAGACCACGGTGAGCGACAAGATCACCCACACGAGCGACGCTGCCTTTTCGAAGGACGTGCTTGAATCCGATACCCCCGTCCTGCTCGATTTCTGGGCGGAATGGTGCGGTCCCTGCAAAGCCATCGCTCCCGCGCTCGAACAGCTTGCCCACGAGTACGAGGGCAAGGTGAAGATCGTCAAGATCAACATCGACGAGAACCAGCAGACGCCGCGTACATTCGGCATCCGCGGCATCCCGACCCTGATGGTCTTCAAGGACGGCAAGGTCGCCGGCACTCAGATCGGTGCCGTGAACAAGGGCGTGCTCGCCGAGTTCATCGACAAGTCGATCTGACGGTTCGCTTCACGTTCCTCTCTTATGCCGCCGCGTGAGGCGCTTTACGCCGCGCCTCACGCGATGCTAGGCTCTAGGAGTTCGCCGGGACACCGCTTGTCCCCCACGCTGCGAACCCTCTCCCTCTTTTCTTCCAACGGCGCCCCGTGAGGTTTGCCCGTGTCCGATATCGAAACCAAAGATTCCATCGACGCCAAGGGCGCCGGCGATCAGCCTGCGACCGAAGCCCGTCCGCGCGGCCGCCGCAAGGCACCTGCCCCCGAGACCCCCGCGGTCGAGACGAGCGCTCCGGTGCCGGCTCCCGCCAAGCCTGCCCCTGCACCTTCTCCGGCCCCTCAGGCTGAGTTGCAGTTGGGCAATGCGCCGTCGGGCGATTCCCGTCCGGCACCCGCACAGCAGCAGGCCGAAGGCCGGGATCAGGGCCAGCAGGGCCAGCCGCAGGGGGGCCACCAGCCCGGCCAGCCGCAGGCTCGCGGCGAGAACCCGAACCCGCAGCAGAACAACCGTAATGACCGCAACGACCGTAACGATCGCGAAGGCCGCGGCCGGCGGCGCCGGAACGAACGCAACCAGCAGCAGCGCCCGGGTGGCGGTGGTGGCGGAAACGGCAACGGCGGCGGCAACTACCAGCACCCGCGCAACAACAACGGCTACCCCGTCGACGACGACGAGAACGCCGACGCAGGCAGCAACGACCGCCTGATCAACCTCACCGAACTCAAGCGCAAGAACTCCATCCAGTTGCTTGAGTTCGCCGAGTCGCTCGGTGTCCGCGAAGGCGTGGCCCGCCAGCGCAAGCAGGATGTGGTCTTCAACATCCTCAAGGCTCATGCGCGCTCTGGGGGCGGCATCTGGGCGGAAGGCGTGCTCGAGATCCTGCAGGACGGTTTCGGCTTCCTGCGCTCGGCCGACGAGTCCTATCTCGCCGGTCCGGACGACATCTACGTGTCGCCCAGCCAGATCCGCCGCTTCAACCTGCGCACCGGCGACTACATCACCGGACGCGTCCGCCATCCGAAGGAAGGCGAGCGTTACTTCGCCATGCTCAAGGTCGACGACATCAACGGCGACCCGCCGGAAGCGTCGAAGAACAAGCTGCTGTTCGAGAACCTGACCCCGCTGTTCCCGCGCAAGGCGTTCAAGCTGGAACGCGGCAACGGTTCCACCGAAGACATCACCGGTCGCATCCTCGACCTGGTGGCGCCGATCGGCCGAGGGCAGCGTGGCCTCATCGTCTCCCAGCCGAAATCGGGTAAGACGATGATGCTGCAGAACATCGCGCAGGCCATCCAGTACAACCATCCGGACGTCCATCTGATCATGCTGTTGATCGACGAACGCCCGGAAGAAGTCACCGAAATCGCCCGCACCGTCCGTGCCGAAGTCATCAGCTCCACCTTCGACGAGCCCGCCGTGCGTCACGTGCAGGTCGCCGAGATGGTGATCGAGCGCGCCAAGCGCCTGGTCGAGCACAAGAAGGACGTGGTGATCCTGCTCGATTCGATCACCCGCCTCGCTCGCGCCTACAACACCGTGGTGCCGAGCTCGGGCAAGGTACTCACCGGTGGTGTCGACGCCAACGCACTCCAGCGCCCGAAGCGTTTCTTCGGCGCCGCGCGCAACGTCGAGGAAGGCGGCAGCCTCACGATCATCGCTACGGCGCTGACCGATACCGGCTCCAAGATGGACGAGGTGATCTACGAGGAGTTCAAGGGCACCGGCAACATGGAAGTGCACCTGTCCCGTCGTATCTCCGAGAAGCGCGTCTACCCGGCGATCGACATCAACCGTTCGGGCACCCGCCGCGAAGACCTCCTGATCGACCCGGACCTGCTCGCCAAGATCTGGATCCTGCGCAAGCTCCTCCACCCGATGGACGAACTCGCCGCTATGGAGTTCATGCTCGACAAGATGAAGAACACCAAGTCCAACGACGAGTTCTTCAACTCGATGAAGCGCTGACCTCGCGGGTGCCGGAAAGGGGCCAGCCAAGCGGCCTCTTTCCCACCTGTCGATCGAAAGCGTGAGGCAAAAGCCGGATCTGAGGCTCAGAATCGGCTGTTGAGTTTAGGCCTCTTAACTTTTAGAGTAGCCCCTAAGTGGACTGGGAGACCCCGGTCGGCGTCATGGCCTCGGTGTGATCACCGGGGCTTTTCGCTTTCTGGGTGCGGGAAAATTTTCAATCCCCACCCCTCGAAATCTACGCCAACACGTCGGCGCCCTCCCTTACAAAAGAATTTGCTTCGCAGAACGTCGAACGCCCGGTTCGGCCGATCAGGTTTCAACACGGAAAGACCTATCGGCCGCGCGACCAGGTCAGCAAGCTGCAGCCCAGAAGAGTTGGTCTTCTTGTCGGCGAACACGATCACGAACGGAAGCTGCTTGCCCCACCGATTGGCGCCATCGCAAATCCGGCGAAACTCAAGCTCGAGATCCCTATCCTCTTTCTTTCCTCGGCATTCCACGACCACATGCGTCGGCAAGCATTCCTGCCCTTTTTCACCGACGAGTTCGAAGAGCGTCTCCAGGCAGAATCCAAGCGCTAGGTGATAGGGGTTGCTACCCCATTGAGATCGCTCGCGCAGACGAGCCTT includes:
- the trxA gene encoding thioredoxin TrxA; translated protein: MSDKITHTSDAAFSKDVLESDTPVLLDFWAEWCGPCKAIAPALEQLAHEYEGKVKIVKINIDENQQTPRTFGIRGIPTLMVFKDGKVAGTQIGAVNKGVLAEFIDKSI
- a CDS encoding sensor histidine kinase; the protein is MRPLTDAWRSATSRLIIIYGALFAIWCVVLLGVVQWEASRYLSGVVDQMLAARIHYLERTDPRRLPATVEAASEVDVQGYMWIGLFDAQGRRIAGNIATVPRELGQDGVVLPLEATLDSPTRKATARVRGITRELPDGSRIVVAKESTTIDGIGAIIRRGVLWGLSLTLIPGLLGGVLIARGPARRIRAIQQAMEPIREGDLSVRLPVSRGGDEVDLLAATVNTTLTEIERLLGEVKGVSDNIAHDLRTPLTRMRTRLYRLQQQFEGKPEGEQLDACVAEIDTVLARFRALLRVSELEDRQRSACFENMDLGTVLRNVHEFYAPLAEDREQRFEIEVGKLPLLRGDPQLMFEAFANLVGNAIKFTPNGGTVRLVASTDAGGDARVDVADTGPGIPVAEREAVFRRFYRGDETRSKPGCGLGLAIVAAIVRLHGFSLSVGGNEKGAVFSVTCPAI
- the ung gene encoding uracil-DNA glycosylase, whose protein sequence is MNDRVKLEPSWKERIGPYLDRPEMLALSDFLRTEKAAGKVIYPPGPEIFNAFAHTPFHRVRVVILGQDPYHGPGQAHGLSFSVRPGVRVPPSLQNMFKEIEDCLGIPRPDHGCLTPWADRGVLLLNAVLTVEAGQAGSHQGKGWEGFTDAAIDALNREREGLVFMLWGSHAQRKGQLIDGKRHLVLRSVHPSPLSAHRGFMGCGHFAKANAYLESRGETPIDWSLPPRAALAP
- a CDS encoding response regulator transcription factor; translated protein: MLRALVIEDDEVTARDIVAELGAHGLTADWVANGRDGLQRALADGYDIITLDRMLPGMDGIDVVSALRQRAIDTPVLMISALSDVDERVRGLRAGGDDYLTKPFAPDELAARAEVLLRRRRPAANETRLRVADLELDLVRHNAQRNGQALTLLPTEFRLLEFLMRNAGQVVTRQMIFEHVWGFHFDPGTNVIDVHIGRLRRKIDGAGQLPLIRTVRGSGYVLAPAD
- a CDS encoding response regulator; its protein translation is MATQIGSRDGGATPRILVVDGSKVVRQLIARVVTAEVPGVEIVGVATGAEAQAELQRGVFDFVTIALRLPDMDGLDLARFVRESAPQIYMPIVVVSGDVEQRLHRRELGEFITDYFDKSLGFGALAEFIRGYVRPEGGAEGEVLYVEDSRVVALATRRMMEKYGLTVHHVISAEDALDHLHAARARGEVGADVVLTDVSLKGELTGGDLVERIRNDFGYGKGQLPTLVMTGDENPANQAALLRAGANDLVEKPVEEKLLITKLLFQLRVAQHLRERMAH
- a CDS encoding DEAD/DEAH box helicase, with the protein product MSQTVLTDVFYENLDLHPLLHQGLAAAGITRCTPIQALTLPVALAGRDVAGQAQTGTGKTFAFLVALMDRLLKHPAQPDRKDSDPRALVIAPTRELAIQIEKDFQAIGKATGLRSALIYGGVDYDKQRQQLRDGCDIIIATPGRLLDYYKQDVFGFGSVEVMVIDEADRMFDLGFIKDVRFIFRRLPAREKRQVLLFSATLSHRVLELAYEHMHEAEKLVVETDNITADRVRQVVYFPSKEEKMPLLFNLLEESKAERSIIFVNTKAAAERITDRLKRHNFRVGAISGDVPQVKRQKLLQRFQEGQIDLLVATDVAARGLHIPAVSHVFNYDLPQDAEDYVHRIGRTARLGAEGDAISFACDLYAMGLPDIEAYINQKIPTASIEAKMLVMPAPRPRADGVQDEVDDPNDTGGHVPTRGAPPEKGGRGGSRTGSRSGERSGGRERRPRPPREDRPAASPTEVPVKTVVVAETVADLPAAAEAMADASAPKKRRRRRGGRGRGTGEGADASGNNGAPRAEKAATPRAADGQNGATRRPSRQVTATRPAPSPAPAAAPPKEKVGLLRRIGRLFGGR
- the ftsX gene encoding permease-like cell division protein FtsX, which translates into the protein MNAVREPRRAPEPEKTRRSEPRKLGAWREHHAWSMSISLRRLGARPLGTLLTVAVMGVALALPLAFYLLLGNVQRMGDALGRNQSISAFMRPGQNAAMAQTAASALRGRPEVADIVVRTPKDGLDELAEVQGFSGALQSLDVNPLPYVLSVQPKPGLSADDVGRLVDAMKATPGVDMVQDTGAWRQRLDALLGVGGRAVALLALLLGVAALLVVGNTIRVDIQSRSAEIGVLLLIGASRPFVRRPYLYTGIWLGFLAGVLAVVLAVVLELAMAGPVGRLAAAYDGSVTFGGLPAWLLLSVPFASAVLGWLGARLVSARQIRRATAA
- the ftsE gene encoding cell division ATP-binding protein FtsE translates to MGDAVIGFDLVSKRYEGGHQALTDVSFHVDAGEMAFVTGHSGAGKSTLLKLLAMIERPTNGVVTLDGQKLNTVRPGDIPRIRRKLGMVFQDHRLLLDRTVFSNVELPLVIAGVPPADRGRRVRAALEKVGLLSYEKQLPEALSTGEQQRVGIARAIVAKPAVLIADEPTGNLDPQLAMEIMTLFAEFQAVGTAVLVASHDLMLIKRMKKRVVVLDHGKLIADVPATEVI
- the rho gene encoding transcription termination factor Rho → MSDIETKDSIDAKGAGDQPATEARPRGRRKAPAPETPAVETSAPVPAPAKPAPAPSPAPQAELQLGNAPSGDSRPAPAQQQAEGRDQGQQGQPQGGHQPGQPQARGENPNPQQNNRNDRNDRNDREGRGRRRRNERNQQQRPGGGGGGNGNGGGNYQHPRNNNGYPVDDDENADAGSNDRLINLTELKRKNSIQLLEFAESLGVREGVARQRKQDVVFNILKAHARSGGGIWAEGVLEILQDGFGFLRSADESYLAGPDDIYVSPSQIRRFNLRTGDYITGRVRHPKEGERYFAMLKVDDINGDPPEASKNKLLFENLTPLFPRKAFKLERGNGSTEDITGRILDLVAPIGRGQRGLIVSQPKSGKTMMLQNIAQAIQYNHPDVHLIMLLIDERPEEVTEIARTVRAEVISSTFDEPAVRHVQVAEMVIERAKRLVEHKKDVVILLDSITRLARAYNTVVPSSGKVLTGGVDANALQRPKRFFGAARNVEEGGSLTIIATALTDTGSKMDEVIYEEFKGTGNMEVHLSRRISEKRVYPAIDINRSGTRREDLLIDPDLLAKIWILRKLLHPMDELAAMEFMLDKMKNTKSNDEFFNSMKR
- the rpoH gene encoding RNA polymerase sigma factor RpoH is translated as MSQALATRNYGLPSVVGSLDSYISAVHRIPVLSLDEEQSLARRFHEEADLDAAKQLVMSHLRFVVHVARGYNGYGLQLSDLIQEGNIGLMKAVKRFDPDQGVRLVSFAVHWIRAEMHEFILRNWRIVKVATTKAQRKLFFNLRKSKKRLGWMNAEEVRVVANDLGVPEATVREMESRLSGRDVGFEAPADADDDEKPAPAAFLVDEGADPYDNLAEEDASNNQMGALSSALGNLDDRSRDIIQRRWLAEDNKATLQDLADEYGVSAERIRQIEANAMKKMRVAIAA